One stretch of Caloenas nicobarica isolate bCalNic1 chromosome 2, bCalNic1.hap1, whole genome shotgun sequence DNA includes these proteins:
- the CREM gene encoding cAMP-responsive element modulator isoform X7, translating into MLAGLEQFTLSSAGGTGESGVQGLIMAVTGDETAATGDMPAYQIRTPTTTLPQGVVMAASPGALHSPQQLAEEATRKRELRLMKNREAARECRRKKKEYVKCLENRVAVLENQNKTLIEELKALKDLYCHKAE; encoded by the exons ATGCTTGCTGGTTTGGAACAGTTCACGCTGAGCTCTGCTGGAGGAACAGGAGAGTCGGGTGTGCAGGGGCTGATCATGGCTGTGACAGGGGATGAAACAG CTGCCACTGGAGACATGCCAGCTTACCAGATTCGAACTCCCACTACTACCTTACCCCAGGGAGTGGTAATGGCAGCCTCACCAGGGGCTCTGCACAGCCCTCAGCAACTGGCAGAAGAGGCAACACGCAAGAGAGAGCTGAGACTTATGAAAAATAG GGAAGCTGCCAGAGAATGTcgcagaaagaagaaagaatatgTCAAATGTCTTGAAAATCGTGTGGCTGTgcttgaaaaccaaaacaagactCTCATTGAGGAACTCAAGGCCCTCAAAGATCTTTATTGTCATAAAGCAGAATAA
- the CREM gene encoding cAMP-responsive element modulator isoform X8: MPAYQIRTPTTTLPQGVVMAASPGALHSPQQLAEEATRKRELRLMKNREAAKECRRRKKEYIKCLESRVAVLEVQNKKLIEELETLKDICSSKADL; this comes from the exons ATGCCAGCTTACCAGATTCGAACTCCCACTACTACCTTACCCCAGGGAGTGGTAATGGCAGCCTCACCAGGGGCTCTGCACAGCCCTCAGCAACTGGCAGAAGAGGCAACACGCAAGAGAGAGCTGAGACTTATGAAAAATAG GGAAGCTGCTAAAGAATGTCGACGGCGGAAGAAAGAATACATAAAATGTCTGGAGAGTCGTGTTGCAGTGCTAGAAGTTCAGAACAAGAAACTTATAGAAGAGCTTGAAACCCTAAAAGACATTTGCTCTTCCAAAGCagatttgtaa
- the CREM gene encoding cAMP-responsive element modulator isoform X6, with product MLAGLEQFTLSSAGGTGESGVQGLIMAVTGDETAATGDMPAYQIRTPTTTLPQGVVMAASPGALHSPQQLAEEATRKRELRLMKNREAAKECRRRKKEYIKCLESRVAVLEVQNKKLIEELETLKDICSSKADL from the exons ATGCTTGCTGGTTTGGAACAGTTCACGCTGAGCTCTGCTGGAGGAACAGGAGAGTCGGGTGTGCAGGGGCTGATCATGGCTGTGACAGGGGATGAAACAG CTGCCACTGGAGACATGCCAGCTTACCAGATTCGAACTCCCACTACTACCTTACCCCAGGGAGTGGTAATGGCAGCCTCACCAGGGGCTCTGCACAGCCCTCAGCAACTGGCAGAAGAGGCAACACGCAAGAGAGAGCTGAGACTTATGAAAAATAG GGAAGCTGCTAAAGAATGTCGACGGCGGAAGAAAGAATACATAAAATGTCTGGAGAGTCGTGTTGCAGTGCTAGAAGTTCAGAACAAGAAACTTATAGAAGAGCTTGAAACCCTAAAAGACATTTGCTCTTCCAAAGCagatttgtaa